A region from the Hypericibacter adhaerens genome encodes:
- the urtB gene encoding urea ABC transporter permease subunit UrtB, with the protein MQRFRSLLALLCLLCAGLSLLAPNARAQDMNALVDALAPGSFKDREAAVTALAATGDPAVVPVLEALANGDLYARKSDQKVFIAKPSGTVMALTLPLTGESAGEAQKAELEKVKVNNALRSAITNVLSGLTLFSPAPEVRRQAALEVLKSGDPASLPGLERAMAKEPDPAIAAIMKDAVAAATLRSDRPEADKIAAIETLSARADQNTAALLSAFAASATGTPQEAALAAAAEIERALRFWDVIQNVWYGISLGSVLLLAAIGLAITFGVMGVINMAHGEMVMLGAYTTYVVQDLFRAYAPDAFGLSLAVALPAAFLVAGGVGILIERSVIRFLYGRPLETLLATWGVSLILQQAVRTIFGASNKEVGTPEWMSGSIELVGGLSLTLNRAVIVIFAISVFALLMLAIRKTPFGLYMRAVTQNRPMANAMGIRSGFVDAMTFGLGSGIAGIAGVALSQIDNVSPNLGQNYIIDSFLVVVFGGAGNLWGTLVGALTLGVANKFLEPFAGAVLGKIIILVAVILFIQKRPRGLFALKGRWVDA; encoded by the coding sequence ATGCAACGGTTCCGGTCTCTCCTCGCGCTGCTCTGCCTTCTCTGCGCCGGCCTGAGCCTGCTTGCGCCCAATGCCCGGGCGCAGGACATGAACGCGCTGGTCGATGCCCTGGCGCCGGGCAGCTTCAAGGACCGGGAAGCCGCCGTGACGGCGCTCGCCGCCACCGGCGACCCGGCCGTGGTGCCCGTGCTCGAGGCGCTCGCCAACGGCGATCTCTATGCGCGCAAATCCGACCAGAAGGTCTTCATCGCCAAGCCCTCCGGCACGGTGATGGCCTTGACCCTGCCTTTGACGGGCGAAAGCGCCGGCGAGGCGCAGAAGGCCGAGCTCGAGAAGGTCAAGGTCAACAACGCGCTGCGCAGCGCCATCACCAATGTGCTGAGCGGGCTCACGCTCTTCAGCCCCGCCCCGGAAGTCCGCCGGCAGGCCGCCCTGGAGGTGCTCAAATCCGGCGATCCGGCATCACTGCCCGGCCTCGAGAGGGCGATGGCGAAGGAGCCCGATCCGGCCATCGCCGCCATCATGAAGGACGCCGTCGCGGCCGCCACGCTGCGCAGCGACCGGCCCGAGGCCGACAAGATCGCCGCCATCGAGACGCTCTCCGCGCGCGCCGACCAGAACACGGCCGCCCTCCTCTCCGCCTTCGCGGCGAGCGCCACGGGCACGCCGCAGGAGGCGGCCCTGGCCGCGGCCGCGGAGATCGAGCGCGCCCTGCGCTTCTGGGACGTGATCCAGAACGTCTGGTACGGCATCTCGCTGGGCTCGGTCCTGCTGCTCGCCGCCATCGGCCTTGCCATCACCTTCGGCGTGATGGGCGTCATCAACATGGCGCATGGCGAGATGGTCATGCTCGGCGCCTACACGACCTATGTCGTGCAGGACCTGTTCCGTGCCTATGCGCCCGACGCCTTCGGGCTTTCGCTGGCCGTGGCGCTGCCCGCGGCCTTTCTCGTCGCCGGCGGGGTCGGCATCCTGATCGAGCGCAGCGTCATCCGCTTCCTCTATGGCCGGCCGCTCGAGACCCTGCTCGCGACCTGGGGCGTCTCGCTGATCCTGCAGCAGGCCGTGCGCACGATCTTCGGCGCCTCCAACAAGGAGGTGGGCACGCCCGAATGGATGAGCGGCTCGATCGAGCTGGTGGGCGGCCTCTCCCTCACCCTGAACCGCGCCGTCATCGTGATCTTCGCGATCTCGGTCTTCGCGCTCCTGATGCTGGCGATCCGCAAGACCCCCTTCGGGCTCTATATGCGGGCCGTGACCCAGAACCGGCCGATGGCGAATGCCATGGGCATCCGCTCGGGCTTCGTGGACGCCATGACCTTCGGGCTGGGCTCCGGCATCGCCGGGATCGCCGGCGTGGCCCTGTCGCAGATCGACAATGTCAGCCCCAATCTCGGCCAGAACTACATCATCGACAGCTTCCTGGTCGTCGTCTTCGGCGGGGCCGGCAATCTCTGGGGCACGCTCGTGGGAGCGCTGACGCTGGGCGTCGCCAACAAGTTCCTCGAGCCCTTCGCCGGCGCGGTGCTCGGCAAGATCATCATCCTGGTCGCCGTGATCCTCTTCATCCAGAAGCGGCCACGCGGGCTCTTCGCCCTCAAGGGCCGCTGGGTCGACGCATGA